From Paenibacillus graminis:
GCTTCTCGTCGGCAACAAGCTCCAGCAACTCGGTCTCCGTTTCCAAGCTCAACAGGTGGGACACCGCTCGCGGGTCGTTGCCGACATCAGCCGTCAGCCGCTGGAGAAATCCGATCAGCTCCAGCGTGCCAAGCTGCATGGGCAGGGAGGCATGATCCTCATTCATCTGAAAAGAGAGGTTGATGTCGCTGATCAATTCCTCAATATGCAGCCCTTTGGAGTGAATTTCTTGCAGGAACGTCCGCTGCTCATCCGCGTTCCAGCTATACTCCTCGTTCAGCAGCAGTGTTGAATATCCCGTGACATACGTTAATGGCGTTTTGAGATCATGAGAGATGCCAGCCACCCAATCCTTTTTGTTTTCTTCCAGCTTGCGGCGTTCCAGTTCGGCCTGTCTCAGGCTGGCAGACAGCGACTGGATGTTCACAATTAATTCACCGTACAACCGGTATCTGGATTTGAGCTTCCTGTTCCGCTTGAAGATGCTCTGCACCGCAGGCGGAGGTTCGAAATTCCCGCCCGACAAGGAGGCAATCCACGACATCATAAATTTTAACGGACTTCCGAAATACCAGCCGAACAGCACGCTGCATGCCGTAATATTAACCCCGAATACCGCCAGAATGTACAGATCATAATACTCCTGCCCTTCCAGAAGGCCCAGCAGCGGAAACAGCACCTCCACGCTAATCATCATGGTGAGGCCGAGTCCAAGCATCCAGGCGATTAATCCGATGACAAAATGGATACTGAACCTTAGTCCCGTCTTCATCTCAGGCTCCTTTGACCGGCGGTACAAATTTGTAACCGATCCCTCTCAGGTTAATGATCAGCTCAGGGGCTTTCGGATTGTCGTCCAGTTTTTTTCTGATTTTTGAAATATGGATAGTGACCGTTTTCTCGTCGCCATATCCCGGGCTGCCCCACACCAGTTCATAGATTTGCGAGGTTGTATAGATCCGGTTCGGATTCCGGCAAAAGAAGCTCAGCAGCTCCAATTCCTTGGCTGTACATTCCACACTCTCTCCATTCACGATCAATGAGGCGTCTGCAGGCCTTAGAATAAAACGCCCATAATTATATTCTTTGTTTCCTGCACCTTCCGAATTTCCGTTAGACGAGGCTTGGGTGAGGCTCTGCCTTCTGAATAAGGCTTTGATCCGGGCAATGACCTCAAGCGGATTAAAAGGCTTTGTGATATAATCGTCCCCGCCAATCCCGAGCCCCGTCAATTTATCGAAATCGCTTGCGCACGACGTAATAAAAAAAATAGGCGTATCTGTATGCTTGCGGATCTCGCGGCACAGCTCAAAGCCATTGACATCCCCCAGCATCACATCCAGCAGGATCAGGTCATAGGTATGATTTTTTACGAAAAATAACGCTTGTTCCCCGGTTGTACAGCTGGAGATGTTATGGTAGCGCTCCTTCTTCAACGTAATCTCCAGCAAAGTCAAAATTCCCTTCTCATCGTCAACCAGCAAAATTTTCTCTGCGTTCGTATGGTCATTCAGCAACGGTGTTTCCTCCCTGAGTGCATAAGTTCTCTCTAAGTCTAGCATTCATTTTGGAATTTTTCTGGTTTCCTGTGTCCTTTTAACCGTGAGTTTGCTTTGATTTTACTTTCGGGGGCTATTCTAACGTTGCGCCGCCAAGGAATGGTCCGGCAATTGGTTGTGACGGAGGAATAGACATGGAATTGCAAATTGAACAGGTATCGAAAAACTATGGTGCAAAGCATGCCCTCAGCGGCATCACCTTGAAGCTCAAACCGGGGGTGACCGGTCTGCTTGGCCCAAATGGTGCCGGGAAATCCACGTTAATGCGGATGCTCGCAACTATAGAGAAGCCAACACATGGGAGCATTACATGGAATGGGGTGGATATTGCCGGGAAACCGCAGGTTTTACGGAAGGAACTGGGATATTTGCCGCAGGATTTCGGTGTATATCCGAATCTGACCCCGCTTGAATTTCTGGAATACATTGCGGCGATGAAGGGACTGTCCCCCCGGTACGCGCGGACCCGGATCAACGAGCTGCTGGAAATTTTAAATCTTTCGAATGACCGGAAGCGGCTGCTCGGCGGTTTCTCGGGCGGCATGAGACAGCGGGTGGGTATTGCCCAAGCCCTGCTTAATGATCCGTCGCTGCTTATTGTCGACGAACCCACGGTCGGCCTGGACCCCGGAGAAAGAATCGGTTTCCGGAATTTATTATCCAGCTTGTCCGGGGACAGAATCATTATTTTATCAACGCATATTGTGACCGACATTGAATCCATTGCCCCCTCCATCGCCCTGATGGCGAAGGGCCGGCTGGTCAAGTATGCGGCACCGGAGAACTTGCTTCAGAGTGTGGAGCAGAAGGTCTGGAACTGCATCCTGCCTGCTGCCTCGCTGCCGGAAATGCAGGCTAAATACACGATCAGCAGCGCCATTCAGCGCAGCGACGGCATCCACACCCGGATCGTTTCCGACCTGCGCCCCAGTGCAAACGCCACCCTGCTGCCCGCTTCACTGGAGGATGCGTACCTGTATACAGTGTCCTCGTTAGGAGTCCAGCCATGATCCGTACTCTCTCAGCCTACTTTTATTTAATCAAAAGCAATTTGGTCAGTCAGATGCGCAGCTATTCCTTCCTGTTCGTCATAGGGATCAGCGTATTCGCCGGTTATGCCTGCGTGCCGGATGCCGCTGCCGGATATGAAATCTTTTATATCGGCGGGGTCAGAGGCATCTATAACTCGGCGTGGCTGGGCGGACTTGCGGCGATGCTGACCACGATGCTGCTCTGGCTGTTCGGTTTTTTTATGCTTCGAAGCCAAATATCCGGAGATGCACGCCTGAAGCTTGGGCCGTTGATCGCCTCAGCCCCTGTCTGGAAAATCAGGTATATCACCGCTAAGGCAGCGGCAAATTTTGTCGTCCTGCTGGTGATAGGAGCTGTCTTGCTGGGGGCCTTTATGGCCATGCAACTGCTGCGGGGGGAAAGTTCCCAGCTCCGGTTAACGGATTACATGGCTCCCTTTTTCTTTGTAACTTTCCCATCCCTGTTTCTGCTCGCTTCCTTAACCGTCCTGTTTGATGTATTTCCCGGTTTGAAGGGGGTTGTGGGGAATGTGCTGTTCTTCTGCCTGTGGATTGCTGTCGGGGTGGTTTCCATAGCCGCGCCAAGCGAGTGGTGGGATTTGTTCGGCGTGAGCGGTATCCTGAACGCAATGGCCCACAGCGCAGCGGAGCATTATCCTTCACTCTCCAGCCTTGAGGCGAGCGGAAGCTTTGGATATTACCCGACACAAGGGCAGATCCCCACATTTGAGTGGCAGGGCGCAGCATGGGATTCTTCGCATGTCCCCGTCCGGCTCGTCTGGATCGCAGCGGGCATAGGAGGGATCGTTCTGTCGGCCCTGCTGTTCCGCCGTTTTGAACACCCGGAAGCATCAAAGGTTCATCCGCATGCTTCGGACAGGGGGGAAACACCCGTTCTACCGGTTATAGCCATGGAGCACAGCCGCTCCCTTAAGCTGTCTCCCGCAGTGAAGGTGAAGGGTGCAAGGTTGCCCCGACGGGTCAAAGCCGAGCTGAAGCTTATGCTGAAAGGCATGTCCCTTTGGTGGACACTGCCCGCCATAGCGCTCATTGCCGCGCCTCTGCTGGTTACGGCAAACTCCGTGAACAACTTGCTGCCCTTTATCATGATATGGCCTCTCGCTTTATGGTCGCAGATGGGCACGCGGGATCAGCATTATTTCACCACTGGATTGACCTTGTCGTGCAGCTCGCCGCTGGCGAAGTGGTGGACGGAATGGCTCTCCGGCGTATTCATCACCTTGCTGTTTTCTTCGGGGGCAATCTTCCGCTTCATCGCGGAGAACCAGATGCCGGCCCTGTTGGCATGGGGAACAGGCCTCCTGTTCATTCCGACCTTGGCGCTTGCACTCGGTACACTGGGCGGGTCAAAAAAGCTGTTCGAAGTCATTTATCTGCTCTGGTGGTATATGGGACCGCTCAATCATGTTCCCTCACTCGACTTTTTGGGGGTGTCCGAAAGGAACCCTGCGCATTATCTCGTGTTCACTGTGCTTTTATTCACAGCAGGCGCAGCCGTCCGTCTCTGGCAGACTGGAAATTTATCAATAAGAAGGAGATCTATATGACAAAATATATCCGCCGTACATGGCTTATCCTCATCCCGGCAGCGTTCGTTATGCTCATACTTGCGGGCTGTGGGGACAAGTCCGTAGAGAAAACAGCTTCATTCGAAGGATCAAAAGTGCAGCAGATTGAGGTGAAAACGGACGGACAATCCATTCAGGTGAGCCGTTCCAAAGATTCGGATGTGAAGCTCCGTATGAAGACGGAAGGTGAGCTGCCGGCGGTGCTGGAGGAGGGTGTGCTTACTGTCGGCGCTGAACCGGCGTCCGGCTTCATCCATTTAAAGAATGAGACCATTTATTTGGAGCTGCCGGAACAAAGCTACGAGTCCATCCGTCTGGCTACAGCTTCCGGCAATATTACCTTTGAGGACGGCCAGGGGGAGCAAATCGTGCTGGACGCCGACTCAGGCAACATCACCGTCTCCGGCTTTGCGGGGGAGATCGATGCAGCCACACAATCGGGCACCATTCACTCGGAGGTCCAGGCGTCCTCAGAGGTACAGACAGACGGTGGCGGCCAGAGTCTGAAGGGGAAGGTGGGTGCAGAGAGTGCGGAGACTTCTACACTGAGTGTGCATTCAGCTTCAGGTAATATAACTTTGGAGAATTAGACAGCTTCCGCACTTTCAATTGACTCCATAAAATTCATGAATGAAAAAACGGACATGCTCCCTTTCGGGGGCTGTCCGTTTCTTTGTGCAGAGCTGCTTATCCTGCCTTTATACCGGCTTATTGCGGATTACGCGGCGGCAGGGGGCCGAGGTATTGATAATACTGGCACTCGATCCGTCCATTGTAGAGCTTGCGCCGCTTGTCCGCCTTGCGTCCGTAGTACTGCTCGAATTCCTTATACGGGCTGATGGCGAAAAAGGACCAGGTCGGCAGATACAGCATCATTTCACCGAATTGGCGGGTAAGCTTCTCCACTTCCTTGTCATTGCTGATGCGCTCCCCATACGGGGGATTAGTAATGATGCAGCCGTACTCGCCTTGAGGTCTGGCTTTGGCAGCAGCGATGGCCTGAAAGGTAATCTCCCCGGCCAGCCCGGCTCTCTTGGCATTGGCTTCGGCGATTTCAATCGCGGCGGGATCGATGTCCGTGCCGGTGAGCTGCAGCGGGTAGTCGTCGCGCACAGCATCGAAGGCTTCCTCGCGGGCTTCTTCCCAGAGGCGCTGCGGGATTTCAGGCCAATGCTCGGACGGGAACGAGCGCCGCAGGCCCGGCGCAATGTTCCAGGCGATCATCGCCGCTTCGATCAGCAGCGTGCCGGAGCCGCAGCACGGATCGTACAGCGGACGGTGGCCGTTCCAGCGGCTGAGCTGGATCAGTGCGGCCGCCATCGTTTCCTTCAGCGGCGCTTCCGTTGCCTGGCGGCGGTAGCCGCGTTTGTGCAGCGCGGGACCGGTGGTATCCAGCGTAATCAAAGCGGTATCATTCAGAAGAATTACTTCCACCACATACCGCGGGCCGTTCTCCGGGAACCATTCGGTACGGTATGAAAGCTTCAGCTTTTCGACAATGGCTTTCTTGACAATGCCCTGGCAGGCGGGTACGCTGGTAAGCTGGGATTTATGCGACCTTCCTTCTACGGGGAACTCTCCGTTTTCGGGAATCCAGTCCTGCCACTCGATGGCTTTGACACCTTCGAACAGCTCATCGAAGGTCCGGGCCGGGAACTGGCCCATTTTGACCAACACCCGGTCCGAGGTCCGCAGCCATAAATTGCAGCGGCAGATGTCGATGTAATCTCCATTAAACAATACCCGGCCGTTTTCGACCGTAGTCTCATAACCCAGTTCGTTCAATTCACGTGCTACGACGGCCTCCAGCCCCATGGGGGCGGTGGCGATCAATGTTAATTTGCCCAAATTCGCTCAACTCCGTTTAACTTGTAGATGAATACACATAACCTTTACAATAGGTGAAGCGGTGCTTCCGGAAGTCCTCATACGGCTTGCCTATCAAGTATAGGGGAATGAGGGGCGCAGCACAATGCCCGTCCCGCCGTTATCAGCGCGGCTGATCTTCTAACATCAGTACTAACCACAAAGGAGAATACATATGCCCAATCAGGAAGAATACAGTGAACAATTATATACAGAGGACGCGCTGCTGCTCAAGGTGAAGCAGGCCATTACAGATAGCGGAATGCCCGAGGTGTCCATTGCGCCCGGATATGGGCGGCTGTTGACGATGCTGG
This genomic window contains:
- a CDS encoding sensor histidine kinase, which codes for MKTGLRFSIHFVIGLIAWMLGLGLTMMISVEVLFPLLGLLEGQEYYDLYILAVFGVNITACSVLFGWYFGSPLKFMMSWIASLSGGNFEPPPAVQSIFKRNRKLKSRYRLYGELIVNIQSLSASLRQAELERRKLEENKKDWVAGISHDLKTPLTYVTGYSTLLLNEEYSWNADEQRTFLQEIHSKGLHIEELISDINLSFQMNEDHASLPMQLGTLELIGFLQRLTADVGNDPRAVSHLLSLETETELLELVADEKLLYRALQNVLMNAVLHNPAGTAIHVTVRREGDESVSITISDNGTGMNEDTLKNLFQKYYRGAKDGSPNLGTGLGMAIVKKLILAHGGFLTVESEVSKGTAFHISLPVRQHEKSP
- a CDS encoding response regulator transcription factor, whose protein sequence is MLNDHTNAEKILLVDDEKGILTLLEITLKKERYHNISSCTTGEQALFFVKNHTYDLILLDVMLGDVNGFELCREIRKHTDTPIFFITSCASDFDKLTGLGIGGDDYITKPFNPLEVIARIKALFRRQSLTQASSNGNSEGAGNKEYNYGRFILRPADASLIVNGESVECTAKELELLSFFCRNPNRIYTTSQIYELVWGSPGYGDEKTVTIHISKIRKKLDDNPKAPELIINLRGIGYKFVPPVKGA
- a CDS encoding ABC transporter ATP-binding protein, translated to MELQIEQVSKNYGAKHALSGITLKLKPGVTGLLGPNGAGKSTLMRMLATIEKPTHGSITWNGVDIAGKPQVLRKELGYLPQDFGVYPNLTPLEFLEYIAAMKGLSPRYARTRINELLEILNLSNDRKRLLGGFSGGMRQRVGIAQALLNDPSLLIVDEPTVGLDPGERIGFRNLLSSLSGDRIIILSTHIVTDIESIAPSIALMAKGRLVKYAAPENLLQSVEQKVWNCILPAASLPEMQAKYTISSAIQRSDGIHTRIVSDLRPSANATLLPASLEDAYLYTVSSLGVQP
- a CDS encoding DUF4097 family beta strand repeat-containing protein, with amino-acid sequence MTKYIRRTWLILIPAAFVMLILAGCGDKSVEKTASFEGSKVQQIEVKTDGQSIQVSRSKDSDVKLRMKTEGELPAVLEEGVLTVGAEPASGFIHLKNETIYLELPEQSYESIRLATASGNITFEDGQGEQIVLDADSGNITVSGFAGEIDAATQSGTIHSEVQASSEVQTDGGGQSLKGKVGAESAETSTLSVHSASGNITLEN
- a CDS encoding THUMP domain-containing class I SAM-dependent RNA methyltransferase, which translates into the protein MGKLTLIATAPMGLEAVVARELNELGYETTVENGRVLFNGDYIDICRCNLWLRTSDRVLVKMGQFPARTFDELFEGVKAIEWQDWIPENGEFPVEGRSHKSQLTSVPACQGIVKKAIVEKLKLSYRTEWFPENGPRYVVEVILLNDTALITLDTTGPALHKRGYRRQATEAPLKETMAAALIQLSRWNGHRPLYDPCCGSGTLLIEAAMIAWNIAPGLRRSFPSEHWPEIPQRLWEEAREEAFDAVRDDYPLQLTGTDIDPAAIEIAEANAKRAGLAGEITFQAIAAAKARPQGEYGCIITNPPYGERISNDKEVEKLTRQFGEMMLYLPTWSFFAISPYKEFEQYYGRKADKRRKLYNGRIECQYYQYLGPLPPRNPQ